From the Francisella frigiditurris genome, one window contains:
- the truB gene encoding tRNA pseudouridine(55) synthase TruB, translated as MKKRNKLNLNGVVVINKPQGLSSNKVLQEVKHLFNAQKAGHTGTLDPMATGVLPICFGRATKIAQYLLDSDKEYMATIKLGVETDSGDTEGQIISESKQIPSLGESLIEKILSKFRGKIEQVPPMFSALKYNGQPLYKLARAGEKVEIKPRNINIYKLELKSFAEDNIKILVKCSKGTYIRSLAIDIGRELGCGGHLIELDRVASGPFNIQQAFELENLKSLSLGQKIDTINHVEKVFEDKPIYYLAENLKDDLLKRGKLPVKLELDGVVRIYSDDIFIAIAEFDQGKLKNKKFFEQDIFISE; from the coding sequence ATGAAAAAAAGAAATAAACTCAATTTGAACGGGGTGGTAGTGATTAATAAACCCCAGGGTTTATCATCAAATAAAGTTCTTCAAGAGGTTAAGCATCTATTTAATGCTCAAAAAGCTGGTCATACAGGCACCTTAGATCCAATGGCTACAGGAGTTTTACCTATCTGTTTTGGTAGGGCAACTAAAATAGCCCAGTATTTATTAGACTCTGATAAAGAGTATATGGCTACAATTAAGTTAGGTGTAGAAACTGATTCAGGAGATACTGAAGGACAGATTATATCGGAAAGTAAGCAAATACCTAGTTTAGGTGAGAGTTTAATAGAGAAAATATTAAGTAAATTTAGAGGGAAAATTGAACAAGTTCCTCCAATGTTTTCAGCTTTAAAATATAATGGACAACCTTTGTATAAACTAGCTAGAGCTGGTGAGAAGGTTGAGATAAAGCCAAGAAATATAAACATATATAAGTTAGAGTTAAAATCTTTCGCAGAAGATAATATAAAAATATTAGTTAAATGTTCTAAGGGGACATATATTAGGAGTTTAGCTATAGATATTGGTAGAGAGTTAGGGTGTGGAGGGCATTTGATAGAACTTGATAGAGTTGCAAGTGGACCTTTTAATATTCAACAAGCTTTTGAGCTAGAAAATTTAAAATCATTAAGTTTAGGGCAAAAAATTGATACCATTAATCATGTAGAAAAAGTTTTTGAGGATAAGCCAATTTATTATTTGGCAGAAAATCTTAAAGATGATTTGTTAAAAAGAGGGAAGTTACCTGTTAAACTGGAATTAGATGGAGTGGTGAGAATTTATAGTGACGATATATTTATTGCAATTGCAGAGTTTGATCAGGGTAAATTAAAAAATAAAAAGTTCTTTGAACAGGATATATTTATAAGTGAGTAA
- the rnc gene encoding ribonuclease III, which translates to MSKDYISLYKRINYSFKDQAFAIRALTHRSKGKKNYERLEFLGDSILGFLIAEVLFSMFPEQSEGKLSQIRTKLVKGYTLAQLALKLGLDEYIILGASELKGGGHKRERILEDVLEALIGAIYLDSDFETVKKCVISWYRPILENIDLDVVKIKDNKSKLQEILLQNTYELPDYTLVKTEGEDHQQIFTVKVLVKEFNLETEGVADSKKKAEQLAAGEMIRLLAEKELYEKKK; encoded by the coding sequence ATGTCTAAAGACTATATATCTCTATATAAAAGAATTAATTATTCATTTAAAGATCAAGCTTTTGCGATAAGAGCGCTAACTCATCGTAGTAAAGGTAAAAAAAACTATGAAAGGTTGGAGTTCTTAGGGGATTCGATATTAGGATTTCTAATAGCAGAGGTGTTGTTCTCTATGTTTCCTGAACAATCTGAAGGTAAACTTTCTCAGATAAGAACTAAGTTAGTGAAAGGATATACTTTAGCACAGCTAGCTCTAAAGTTAGGACTTGATGAGTATATAATTTTGGGTGCAAGCGAATTAAAAGGTGGAGGACATAAGAGAGAGAGGATTCTTGAAGATGTCTTAGAGGCTTTAATCGGTGCTATATATTTAGATAGTGATTTTGAGACTGTTAAAAAATGTGTGATTAGCTGGTATAGACCTATATTAGAAAATATAGATCTTGATGTTGTTAAGATAAAAGATAACAAATCAAAATTACAAGAGATTTTATTACAAAATACTTATGAGTTACCCGACTATACTCTTGTAAAAACTGAAGGGGAAGATCATCAGCAAATATTTACTGTAAAGGTTTTAGTAAAAGAGTTTAACTTGGAAACAGAGGGCGTCGCAGATAGTAAAAAAAAGGCTGAGCAATTAGCTGCAGGAGAGATGATTAGATTGCTTGCAGAAAAGGAGCTGTATGAAAAAAAGAAATAA